The sequence ACCATGCGCTAAAGCGTAATATCCTCCTTGTAAAGGAGCAGCGAGAATCCAACCTAATTGCGAAATTGTACTCGAAGCTAATATCCGCTTGGTGTCGTTTTCAAATAAAGCATATATAACCCCCAAAAAAGCAGTTGCAACTCCAAAGCTTCTCACAATGGGATCTATTTCTTCGACAATCAACGCACATCTAATTAACGGATAAACCCCAGCTTTCACAACTACCCCCGACAACAAAGCCGAAACGGGAGTATCGGATTCCGAATGAGTTAAAGGTAGCCATAAACCCGAAACAAAAACTCCTCCTTTAACCAAAAGTCCGACAAAAATTAATGCCAATGCTTCTGGTGGCGCTTTACTTAAGCCAGCATAGGCAAAAGAATTATTGGCTTGATATACCAGCACAGCGCCGATTAGATAAAACAGCATAGCTGTATTGCTGATAAACAAATAGCGCAGAGCAACCCAAATCGAACGATCTGTACGGGGATAGGCAATCAGTAGGAATGCAGCAATTCCGCTGACTTCCAAAGCGACATATAAACTGATAAAATCCGTACAGGCGAATGCTGCGTTAACGCTGCCATGCACGACAATAGCTTGAGTATAGAAAAAAGCTGATTTATCGCTACGCCAACAATATAAAATGACAGCAGCACTTACTAAAGCATTAGTCAATATGAAGTAAGCGCTCAATTCATCGACGCTTAAAGTTACCCCAAAACTATCTAATAGCTCTAACGTTAAAGGTGACTGTTGTATGAATAGTATTAACGCATAAACGAAAGAAGCAAATGTTCCCAACAAAGCTAAATAGCGGTCAAGTTTGGGAATAAGATAGATGGTGAAACCT comes from Rivularia sp. PCC 7116 and encodes:
- a CDS encoding cation:proton antiporter, which codes for MNTITIVWATLPFFLGFTIYLIPKLDRYLALLGTFASFVYALILFIQQSPLTLELLDSFGVTLSVDELSAYFILTNALVSAAVILYCWRSDKSAFFYTQAIVVHGSVNAAFACTDFISLYVALEVSGIAAFLLIAYPRTDRSIWVALRYLFISNTAMLFYLIGAVLVYQANNSFAYAGLSKAPPEALALIFVGLLVKGGVFVSGLWLPLTHSESDTPVSALLSGVVVKAGVYPLIRCALIVEEIDPIVRSFGVATAFLGVIYALFENDTKRILASSTISQLGWILAAPLQGGYYALAHGLAKAALFLTAGNLPSRNIKQLQWQPIDTPTWVVLVIASLSISGMPLLTGYSAKVLTMKNLLSWQEIAMNIAVVGTVTVYARFIFLLRGEGQKPKPGFWAAIVLLLGWLITANVLYPQAYSLESILKAVVTIAVGWLLYWLIFKSTSLKLPRVLEEFEHLIGVMSLVTVVLFWMAFSWLGISY